A stretch of the Puniceicoccaceae bacterium genome encodes the following:
- a CDS encoding ATP-binding protein: MKVLDPSCIHSWHGIISDGRAGRVGWFGVALLHAGSIYASPLNVESESAQIADFGIIALGLLVALQAFWIVGLLRSRRRLRTSGKEIQYSHNQLQSWLFHAPISISVFKQSGQTVMINERFTQLLGYESSDFRTATDMWNVLIQDEVNRERFLNRWGEQIKRPWSNKWEAEEVLVTSKSGRVKALESHVSIIGEYWVCLHNDVTWRNQVQRELENALNQAFQANITKTQFLTNMSHEIRTPLNGVLGMAQLLFETEMDEEQRSFVETIHQSGQTLLMTINDILDLSKMEAGSIGIESVPFDLNQCIKESVALCLPKLKRANVRFNLQIEPDVPLSICGDSVRISQILVNLLSNAFKYTMEGSVMLRVSREGGTADSHYLSISVKDTGIGIPLEKQATIFEPFVQADASNTRQFGGSGLGLTISRHLAARMGGEIRVVSQPESGSEFVFSWTADAVLDSTRPVQTQSDERSPTERLLGHSIRTLVVDDNLVNSKVIELCLKKCGIVPTKASNGQEALSALKKTPYDLVFMDIQMPGMDGLQCTRAIRKELPEESQPFIVALTAHALPDHMEQCRRAGMNGFLSKPYRNEDLRSVIHLYLEHQSGDRKTCYF; the protein is encoded by the coding sequence ATGAAGGTATTGGATCCCTCATGCATTCACTCGTGGCATGGTATCATTTCTGATGGGCGTGCGGGTCGGGTCGGATGGTTTGGCGTTGCGCTCTTGCACGCTGGTTCGATCTACGCTTCTCCCTTGAATGTTGAGTCAGAATCTGCACAGATCGCGGATTTTGGAATCATCGCGCTGGGGCTTCTGGTAGCACTGCAGGCCTTCTGGATTGTGGGACTGTTGCGCAGTCGGAGGCGGTTGCGCACTTCGGGAAAAGAGATTCAGTACAGTCACAACCAGTTGCAGTCGTGGCTTTTTCATGCACCGATTTCGATTTCAGTTTTCAAGCAGAGCGGACAGACCGTCATGATTAATGAACGGTTTACCCAGTTGCTTGGATACGAATCCTCTGATTTCCGCACAGCCACAGACATGTGGAATGTTTTGATTCAGGATGAGGTGAATCGGGAGCGATTTCTAAACCGCTGGGGCGAGCAAATCAAACGACCCTGGTCCAACAAGTGGGAAGCCGAGGAAGTATTGGTCACCAGCAAGTCTGGTCGGGTAAAGGCACTGGAGAGCCACGTTTCGATCATCGGCGAATATTGGGTGTGTCTCCACAATGACGTCACCTGGCGCAACCAGGTGCAGCGGGAACTTGAGAATGCGCTCAATCAGGCCTTTCAGGCCAACATTACCAAGACGCAGTTTCTGACGAACATGAGTCATGAAATCCGAACTCCACTCAACGGCGTTCTGGGAATGGCACAGTTGTTGTTTGAAACGGAAATGGATGAAGAGCAACGCTCCTTTGTGGAAACCATTCACCAGTCGGGGCAAACGTTGCTGATGACGATCAATGACATTCTGGATTTGTCAAAAATGGAAGCTGGCAGCATTGGAATCGAGTCGGTTCCGTTTGATCTGAACCAATGCATCAAAGAGAGTGTAGCACTCTGTCTGCCCAAACTGAAGCGAGCAAACGTGAGGTTCAATCTGCAGATTGAACCAGATGTGCCGCTGTCCATCTGCGGGGATTCGGTCCGCATTTCACAGATTTTGGTCAACCTGTTGAGCAACGCATTCAAATACACCATGGAAGGATCGGTGATGCTCCGGGTTTCCCGTGAAGGTGGAACTGCAGACTCCCACTACCTGAGTATCAGTGTGAAGGATACGGGCATTGGCATTCCCTTGGAAAAACAGGCAACCATTTTTGAACCCTTCGTGCAGGCAGATGCGTCCAATACCCGACAGTTTGGCGGTAGTGGCCTTGGGCTGACGATTTCCCGGCATCTTGCTGCTCGCATGGGTGGTGAAATCAGGGTCGTCAGTCAACCGGAGAGTGGTTCGGAATTTGTCTTTTCATGGACTGCGGATGCTGTGTTGGATTCGACCCGTCCAGTCCAGACGCAATCGGATGAACGTTCGCCTACGGAGCGATTGCTTGGACACTCCATCCGGACGCTTGTGGTGGATGATAATCTTGTGAACAGCAAGGTGATCGAACTGTGCCTCAAGAAATGTGGCATAGTACCCACCAAAGCATCGAATGGTCAGGAGGCTCTTTCGGCGTTGAAGAAAACACCTTATGATCTCGTGTTTATGGACATCCAAATGCCGGGAATGGATGGATTGCAATGTACACGGGCGATTCGGAAGGAGTTACCTGAGGAGTCTCAACCGTTTATCGTGGCTCTCACTGCCCATGCACTTCCGGATCACATGGAACAGTGCCGTCGAGCAGGAATGAACGGTTTTTTGTCAAAACCCTACCGAAATGAGGATTTGCGTAGCGTCATTCACCTGTATCTCGAGCACCAGTCAGGGGACCGGAAGACCTGTTATTTTTGA